The nucleotide window CCTCCCCGCGTCTTCAGTTGAATAATTACAACCGACACATCTATTTAGATATCATACCTATTCCATTATGACTTATCCCAAAGACTATGACGCCATTGTAATCGGAGGCGGACCAGCCGGATCTACCGCCGGGGCATTACTCGCCGAAAAGGGATGGAAGGTCCTCATTATTGAGAAGGAAAAGTTTCCGCGCTATCACGTGGGAGAGTCGTTGATGCCTTATTGTTATTTCACTTTTGAGCGTCTCGGTGTGATTGATAAAATCAAGGAAATGGCCTGGACGGAAAAGCACAGCGTACAGTTCGTTGGTCGAAACGGAAAAGTGTCTACCCCTTTTTATTTCTTCCAACACTACGAACATCCTTCTTCAACGACCTGGCAGGTTAAGCGGGCCGATTTCGATTTGATGCTGTTGGACAATGCGCGGGAGAAAGGTGCAACGGCGTTGGAGGAAACCACGGTCACTGAATTCATTAAGGATGACAAAGGAGCCGTTGTCGGCGTAAAAGCGCAATCGGTTGATGGACAAGTTTTAGAGTTCAATTCCAGGATAGTGCTCGATGGTTCCGGGCGGGATGCTCTGTTCCTCCGCAAAACCGGTTCACGAAAACGGGACCCTGAGTTAAATAAAATCGCTATCTGGACACTGTTCAAAGGGGCGATGCGTGATCCGGGCTTGGATGAAGGATCCACTACCGTCGCTTACCTCGATGGGAAAGGATGGTTTTGGAATATACCGATGGCTGATGACATTGTCAGCTCCGGGATCGTGGCCGACAGAGACTATCTCTATCGTGACTCCAGAGACCCAAAAGAGATCTACGAGCGTGAGATTAAAAATAATCCCTGGATCGAAGAGCATTTATCTCAAGGTAAACAATTTGGCGAGTACTGGGTAACCGGGGAGTATTCCTATCGCGGAGAACATTGTGCGACGGATGGGTTGGTCTTGATTGGCGATGCCTTCGCATTTCTCGACCCGGTATTTTCATCCGGAGTTTTTCTGGCAGTCAAATCGGCTGAAATGGCGGCTGACGCGGCAGACGAAGCGTTGAAACAGGATAAGCCGATAAAGGCTGCCGACTTTGAGGAATACGGGGAGCGCTTATGCAGCTCGATCGAGACCATGCGTCAAGTGGTCTACGCCTTTTACGACGAACGGTTCAGTTTTGCAGATTTAATAAAAGCCAATATGCATTTACGTGGCACGTTAACCGATTGCCTGATTGGAGATCTGATAGATCGTGATTATGCGGAGTTGCTCGATGCGATGAAAGATTTTGCATCTTTGCCGGAACCGTTATCTCATGGTCGGGCAAATATGAATCCAGTGGCCCAGTAAACGGCGTCGTAGGGTTCGCAGCAATTACCTACTCGTGAAGCTTACTTTTCTAACACCTGGCACCGGCAGTTACTACTGCGGCGCCTGTATGCGTGACAACGCTTTGGCAATCGAACTCCACAAAGCGGGAGAAGATGTTGTGATTTTGCCCATGTATTTGCCTCTCATGTTGGATGAGGAACCGCTCGAAGGGCTTAGGGAAACTCCGGTGTTTTTTGGCGGCATCAATATGTTTTTACAGTCCAAGCTTTCTCTCTTCCGGATTTTGCCTGCATTTATGGACCGCTGGTTCAACTCGAAGGGACTCCTTCGGTGGGCTGCCAGAAACAGTCACATGACATCCGCCAGAACCCACGGTGAAATGTGTCTGGATATGTTGAACGTGGAGGAGAGCGGCTTCGGCAAGGAGTTTGAGAAATTGCTGGT belongs to Verrucomicrobiota bacterium and includes:
- a CDS encoding NAD(P)/FAD-dependent oxidoreductase; translation: MTYPKDYDAIVIGGGPAGSTAGALLAEKGWKVLIIEKEKFPRYHVGESLMPYCYFTFERLGVIDKIKEMAWTEKHSVQFVGRNGKVSTPFYFFQHYEHPSSTTWQVKRADFDLMLLDNAREKGATALEETTVTEFIKDDKGAVVGVKAQSVDGQVLEFNSRIVLDGSGRDALFLRKTGSRKRDPELNKIAIWTLFKGAMRDPGLDEGSTTVAYLDGKGWFWNIPMADDIVSSGIVADRDYLYRDSRDPKEIYEREIKNNPWIEEHLSQGKQFGEYWVTGEYSYRGEHCATDGLVLIGDAFAFLDPVFSSGVFLAVKSAEMAADAADEALKQDKPIKAADFEEYGERLCSSIETMRQVVYAFYDERFSFADLIKANMHLRGTLTDCLIGDLIDRDYAELLDAMKDFASLPEPLSHGRANMNPVAQ